DNA from Daucus carota subsp. sativus chromosome 1, DH1 v3.0, whole genome shotgun sequence:
TCCTTTATGAAATCAAGGCCCGCCCTCAGCTCTCCCATAATTATCCTCTCCAGACTCTAAACTCCAACTCGACAAACTTTGATCAAGGGCTTGAAGATGAAACTTTCTTGGATGGCGTCGATGATGAAATTGCACAACTTTGCAGTCCAGATACTAGTAATGCTACTATGGAGAACCCGAGTACTGTCAATCCAGAATTGCTTTCTTCAGATACACATGGTACTCAACTCGACGAAATCCCAAAGTACAGTCTTTCTTACGGAGCAGAGGCGAAACAAAATCAATATTCCTCACTAATAATGCACGAGACCTGGCCCACCACGTCTCAAGAGAACAAGGAAACCCTCGGAGCCCAAGGACGAAGTCAGAAAATTAAAGTGATGAAAGTTGTTGGTGCTGGAGAGGAGGAATCAGATGAGTGGGCATGGAAAAAGTACGGGACAAAGAAACTGAAACGCATAACAAGAAGTTAATACAGATGTGCAAATGAGTTTGAACATGAGAGATGTCAAGCAAAGAGACAAGTTAGCAAAAGCTGTAGCCATCCAGATGCCTACGATGTCATATATATTGGTTATCATAATTATAGTTCTCCAACTTACAAGAGCCCAGAGAGGAAAAGAACAAGGTATGGTAAAATCAAGACCGAGCAAGAATTCTGGAGCAACAACTGATCAGCATTGTCATTCGgctttcaaataattattttatctttaatttcatatatttgtttatgtttttgGTACTATTGTTATAGTTCATATGGCTTATGAAGTTTACATACACCTAACTAACCTATTCACAATTCAGTTGCAGAGGAtcttaatttttcttttataattacaCGTACTAAAGTCCAACCTTCATTTTATTTGTAGACTGGATAAACATTTCACTACTTGACTACTAAGCCAGTATCACTGTATCACAGCATAAATCAATTCTAATGACAATAATGCTATCAGATCTTAACGCCTAAGTTGTCACAAACCTTACTAAAGCTGATACCCAGCAGGAGTGTTGTACAATATATATCAGATATAATCCACAGCAAGGGCAGATCTACAATTCAATTTATACCCAGGCTGGAATAATTATGACATCCGATTATGAATACAGGCAAACAATCAGTAATCAAACTAAATACCGAACTGCCATAAACATGGCACTCAAGCCACTTGACTAAAGAAAAACAATCTTCTAGCAAAACATATAGCAAGTTAAACAGTCAGTTCCTATACTTCCACATGTTCCTAATCCTACATACATCTTTTGGAACACTAACAAACAATTAATAACAAGACAAGGTTACAATAATATCTGCAAAATGAGTTATTCTTATGATATCTTATTCAGGAATACAAACAACAAATAACACAAACAATATGGCCAAGCAAGTAAGCAAACATAATATACAAGATAGAAGATACTGTGACAAGGATACCTGCAGCTGTAGTGCAAATTACTCTTGATAGAATGCATATATAGATATTGAGATATATatcaatcaaataattaatgataaaGGCAGCACATATTTAGCAACTCAACTTTTGTAATTCCGATATGCATTCAAGCAATAGTCTACAACAATAGATAATCAACATACTTTAAAAGGTGTGCTTGGTACAAAATACTAAAAGGTCTGTTCGAGACATGTCAGCATAAACATACACAAAGGAGAATGACTTCTGACTCTCTTGGATTTGATTTATTCAGCTCACAAGAATTATATAAGAGCAAGCAAGTATTGAATTAAGGGATTGTGCGCTGGTAGAGGGGCAAAGCACCCAAAGCTTTCCTTTCAGCATTCTCCCGCTGTACCTATGAACAGAAACCCAAAACAGTTTGATTAATTCAAAGCACCACCTTCAGTATATAAATATCACTACATCTCAGTTTACTCGGAAAACACTTATAGGCACACTTTaacaactaaaaaaaaaaatttgtacttAATAGAATGTCTTCTTTGTTGCTGATGGGGCGTGCAAATACAAATCATATGTGTGTTCCGTATCAAGCTTAACTTAAACAGAGTACTGACTACCAATTGAAAGTTATTGTACCCTCCATGACAGGGATATTCAATGTTCAACATTTACCAATCctctaaatttatattaagGTCTGTGTATTATATATTGCAAGACCTGTTTTATTCATTACCAAATTTTATTCTTCATTTTGAGTTGTTTAAAGCAAATGCCAAATAAACAAAaacatcaatatattttaagggCTGAACATATAACATTGATCCCCAAAGTCGGGCCACATCCTCCATCAGTGTTACTTATTATCTTTCAAACTATGTTCACAAAGTCATAATAAGCAAAATTACATAAATACCATACTACAAACAATACTCTCTGTTCCACCACTTTATAATTCTGATAGGTAATATGTGAATGAAACTTAATACTTGATATCCTAATAGCCACTTCTACATTCGGTTTTAGACATCAGCACATTTGAATGTAAAGTTTAACATTTTTCCTACATAAGATATTTGCTTGATATGTGGAATGTTGCATTCAAGACAAATTTAAAAAAGGAGCGGTCGATAAAGAAGCAGAAACTGAGTAATACACAAacggagaaaaaaaaaattagcacaAAGCATGTACCACATTCAGATGGAAAACATATCAGAAACGAACAAACATATAAGTCTTAGAAAACAAGTACAGAACTAATTTCAACAGTACATAGCATATGAAATTCCAGGCAGATGATGCATACAAGTCCATGATTGATATGCTTCAAAAACAAAGACAGGCACAATCGCATAATAaaacattactccctctgtccctctcatttctttacagttactattttttgatgtccctctcatttctttacattaccataaatagtaagttttttcaatcattacacccactatcttcccccactatctcatatttaacaataaaaactactattgcacccactactttcctccactatctcaaatctattattaaatattgatgggtcccaccactttacccacttttcatctaactttactcatttttcatacattgtcttggtctccgtgtccccctccaatgtaaacaattgagggggacggagggagtattaattattCTTGTTTGATGACTGATGAGGACAACATCACAAATTAAAATGCCAACTATATTGTCAACTTACAGGTTATGTCATGCAAGTATTAAAGAgtgacaaaaatattattaacaaaGCATTATAAGTTTCTTACAACGGCCAACATCTCTCGAACATAGCTTCTAAATGGAGTCTGCATTGCCtgagaaaacaaaaacaaaatttaagcaAATAGGACAGGGCTGTCCAATCAAATATTACAGAGCATATTAAatgtaaatttaaattaatttagctGATATGAacattaatgaatattattcataataactactaaatttaaaaatatctatAAACATTAATAAGCCTGGGCAGAAATGCGAAATAGAGTTAAGTCAGCAAAAAACATCAAGTCATATAATAAACTAAACATATATCATCCAGCAAATTCAGTTATGCTTAAAACAACGTAAGCATTTCTGAAGCATCCTTATTAAACATCAAAGACACATGTCACCTTCTCATATGTAACTGCATAGCCTAAATATAGCTTAAACAAAAGAGAAATCAACCACTTTCCTATTGTTGTCCCAAAAGAGTGTACACTGGAAAcaatttctaaatattttaaatttaaatggcCAAACGATaagaaaaataaagattatcaAAATGaagtaatttattaaaatctataaCTAACTAACTGTTGATATGTTCTCATTCCCTATCACTTTTTTATTGCATACAGTTACTAATATAAGTAGACATACTAGCACACCTCAAAACAAAGAGTGTCGCGACGTTTTCAAGAAGAACTAGTTACAACAACACCGAAAATATGTTTACAGTGTAACAGATTAGTATGTACAAGATGTCAAGATTTAGGGTAAACAAACAAGAGGGTCTTAATTAGATAGGATAGAAAAGAGCAGAAGACCTGGAGGTCCTTGGGAAGGGAAGAGTGCTTCATGCTGAGATCCATACAGCGCTTGAGACGCTGGTTTCGAGCATGAACTACCTCTTCGGGAAGCCGATTAAGCGCCTCATTGATGTCCAAAGAGAATTGAGGATCGTACAAATCGTCATATCGCAGACCTAATTACCGCACAACTTATGAGAACAAATCGGATACCACAGAAATAAACAAACAAGCATATACATACACAGAACAATCGATACAATAGCATCAAACAAGTACAAATCTCAGGTTCACAAGAGTCTAATCTATtgagagaaagagagggagagagagagagagagagagagagagagagaccgtATTTGCGGAGGCTTTGATCAACAGCTCTCAGGTGCCACTTAGCGAGCGGATTTCTACTGGGATCGGCGAACCATCTCATCAGCGACGCCATCTCTCCTCTTTGACCCCTGCTCtcgtttcttttcttttctttttctgtttctCCTCGTTTTCTACTGACGGCTAATCGATACGCGGCCCAAATGTTTAGGCCCACATATTTCCGAAATTTTgcttaattcaaaaaaaaatacatttcttggcgcaaaaaaaaaaaaaaaaaaaaatacattttcttAAATAAAGCATTTACACACcctgattataattataatcatttcAAATGGAATATATGTTTAAATGCATACGTGAATGGAACATGTTTGTGTgttcttttcataaaaaattaataaaattacacGATATCTAAAaaacagtcgcgtcgaacaaacataaaataaaaacaattgttGATTAATCTATTCTTTATGAAATCACGCGATTAGTTGAAACTGAGTTATCGGTCTTTATTATAATCTCTTAATAACTTTTATCACTAAATCAGAGCTCATTCTCTTACAGACAAAAGAGAGGAAAACAAAACTATATTTATTTCTGtgcatttattattttaatctttttatctGTTTTgatatagtaataataataattatataaatgagtttttattatattactttaatataattataactatatttaactatttttatataaataaattaatttttatgagaagtgaatataataaaagctatatacttaaaatcaatttttttcccccttaaaatttcaaaaaagtcTATAGTGAATAATCTCACCTTACATGTGTAACCATGAAACAAATGAACATCATGACATCTCTTCACATAAAAagtagaaaagaaaatattaattatcataGAAATCAAAAATGCAACATATTATCTTGATGAGTTTCTGATATTGTTACTGAGTACACGCAAATGATGCCGCAGTTGGTGTATAACACATACAAATTATATTTGACCCCAGCATTCATACTTGGATCACATATTCACACCCTCcacacaaaacaaaacaaacacataCATCTCAATCTTATACACAAAGCTAGCTAAAATGATGAAATGGCTGGCTAGAAGCCCCCTAGCAAGGATGCACAGGCTTGCTGTAGATCGTTCCATCCGTAAATACGGTTAGTATATAGTATTTTTCATAATAGGTGCTCTAATATTTGTACTATGATGAATGTGCATGGATTTGAGGTTTTGAATAATGTGGTATAGGTCTCCGATACGACGATCTGTACGATCCTCAGTTTTCTTTAGACGTGCAAGAGGCTCTGAATCGGCTTCCCAAAGAGGTGGTTCATGCGCGAAACCAACGCCTTAAGCGTTGCATGGATCTCAGCATGAAGCATTCTTATCTCTCCAAGGAGATGCAGGtgtttatatatgattattttttgGTTTTAGCATATTATTGTCTTAATCATCAGAAATTGAAATATGAATCTGTCTTAATTCTTATATATGTGAGATATGGTCAATTAATCAAACAAGATTTATGCAAGTTATTTATGATTGTAATATTTGATAGGATGTTCACTAATTTCTGACTGAATCAATTTacatttatctatttatttacaGGCGATGCAGACACCATTCAGAACCTATATTCAGGAAATGATGGTGGTTGTAAGTTGTTTGGCTTTTAATGCACTTTTCTTAAATGTTCTGAGGAGAGAACATAATAAAATGAATAGTTATAAACAAGTTTCATGGAGAAAGGAAAAAATATGGGACAATAGTAAAATATGAGTGtgtcttaaaattttatgatgACAATTGTTTCGAAGAACAtttcttccaaaacatgtgaGACAAATTTCTAATTTGAATAGTTTAGAATGAAATGATTAAAGGAATGagagttttaaatattttattcattcatTTCAATTTAGAACacaaatttcatgaaattcttCTCCGTTCTATTCCATCTAAGTTAACACAAAATCTTGGGAAAAAGTTATTAGGTTGCTTATTGGCTTGTGTTTTATAGGTACTCCGGGAGAAGGCTGAACGTAAAGCTTTGTGTGCTTTGCCCCTGTATCAACGTACCATTCCTTGATTCCTTTCCTTTATTTGCACCACAAATTCTTTctttgctaataattgtccctGAGTTGAAAATCATGAGCTTTTTGATGAATAATGCATCAACTGATACACTCACAAGTCttcatgtgtatgaatatttgaaaacctaataatttttaatagaaGCTTGTTAATTTAGCTGCCTAATTTGCTGCAAGTTTTTGTTGAGACTAAGACAATCTCCAAGCACATTTCTGTATATATTAAACTTGTCAGCTTTATCATTTAATTGTTAGCTTAATATTTTTCCTCAGAAAATACGCACtcaatcaaaaataagttaccgcatgacaaaatatatattttacacagCGAAAACATATTCCAAACAAACATTTCTTTATAAAAAGGTTTAAACTTCTTTCAAAAAACAGATGTTTATAGAGTTGAGAACATCTCTTTATAATTTTGTGAAGTAACATCCTTTTTTTGGTATTATCTATAGGAGTATCATAACTATTTTGTATATGTTAGATTCATAATTAGACATCTTTtcctttaatatttatagatcTATAAGCAATAAAAGATTATTgtacaatatatttatttaatatacaccttcaaaataatttagttttCTACAATTATTCTTTGGAAATGGGCATGAGTATGATCAGCAGATAATTTATCACGGTTTTTACCAGCGTGTTTGCAAATTCAAAAGGTTAAATTGAATACCCAGCATTatatgtaatatttaattactaaaaCCAAAATTCGTTTGCCGCAATTACAAAGAAATTTAATTGTTTACTGGTAAGTTTCTAATGCCAGTAAaagttgagtgacaaaaaatTCATACTTTAAAAGGTGTACTTGGTACAAAATACTGAAAGGTCTCTTCGAGAAATGTCAGCATAAACATACACAAAGAATGACTTCTGACCGTCTCGCATATGATTTATTAGATAAACAGTTCTAATTTTCAGCTCAAAGGAATTATATAAGAGCGAGCAGTTCAACTCCAAGAATCAAATTAAGGGATTGTGCGCTGGTAGAGGGGCAGAGCACCCAAAGCTTTCCTTTCAGCATTCTCCCGCTGTACCTATAAACAGAAGCCCAAAACAGTTTAATTAATTCAACACACTATTTTCAGTATATCAATATCACCACTTCTCAGTTTACTCAGAAAACACTTAGACACGCTTTAACATCTAAAAAAATGCTTTGTACTTTTTAGAATGTCTACTTTGTTGCTGATGGGGCGTTAAAATACAAATCATATGTATGTTCCATATCAAGCTTCACTTAAACAGAGTACTGACTACCAATTACAAGTTATTTTACCCTCCGACAGAGATATTCAATATTCAACATTTACCAATAAGGTCTGTGTATTAAATATTGCAAgacttattttattaattaaagaatcttattcttcatttcaagttgttttaaagaaataaacaaaaacatcaatataattttaaggGCTGAACATAACATTGATCCCCAAAGTCGGGCCACATCCCCATCAGTGTTCTTTATTATCTTTTAAACTATGCTCACAAAGTCATAATAagcaaaataaaacaaaataattacataaatacCATACTACAGACATTCCTCTCTGTTCCATCACTATATAATTCTGATAGGTAAGATGTGAATGAAGGTTAAAACTTGATATCCTGATAGTCACTTCTTCATTCGATTTTAGACAAAAGCACACTTGAATAGAAGATTTAACATTTTTCCTACATAAAATATTTGCTTGATATGTTGAATGTTGCATGCAAGACAAATTTGATTGAAAGGGGCTGTCAATAAAGCAGCAGAAACTGAGTAATACACAAACGGAGAAGCAAATTTAGCAGGAAGCACTTAGCACAATCAGAtggaaaaattatcaaaaacaaaCATAGTCTTAAAAAACTTGTACAGACAACTAAAACAGTACAAGGTATATGAAAGTCCAGGCAGATGACGCATATATATCCATGATTGATATTCTTTAAAAACAAAGACAGGCACAACCGCATAATAAAACATTATTGGTTAATCTTGTGTGATGACGGATGAGGACAACACCACAAATCAAAATGCCAACTATATTGTGAACTTGCAGGTTACGGCATGCAACTATTAAAGAGTGACAGAAATATTATTAACAAAGCATTATAAGTTTAAGATCTTACAACGGCCAACATCTCTCGAACATAGCTTCTAAATGGAGTCTGCATTGCCTGAGAAAATAAAACGAAAATTTATGCAAATAGGACAGGGCAGTCCAATTAAATATTACAGAGCATATTAAatgtaaatttaaattaatttagctGATATCAacattaatgaatattattcataaaaaaactaCTTAATTAAAAGATATACATAAACATGCAGCACTATTAGGTAATGTTGAAGTTGAAGGCTGAAATATTATTAGAAAAGCCTATAAACTAAATCTGAAATCTTAACTTGTCGCTAAGCACTAGTATTGGCAACAGTATAAAATTAAAAGTGATTAATTAGCTAATAAACCCAGTTCATAAACATACTACACCCATATTTTTAGTAAGATTTTGTACAAACATGCATGTTTTTACATACTAGcatctttttcctttttaattagGTCCATCAAAAGAAACCTTCATACTCACAGACACATTTGTCTCCACCAAAACTTGAATTCCAGACCTCTTGATACCTATGAGTGGTATCCATTTAGCTAAGTATCTAGGGATCAAACTGACAACCTTAGGTGTAACTTTGgtaacttttataatattataagaaTCCTGTCTCTGGTCAATTAAAAAGGATAAATATCAAGGGAAATACAAAACAGAgaccaaaattttattttatgatgcaTGCgttaataaaatatcataagCTAGTTATTCAAAAGCTACAATACTCTATTTTCCTGGGAATGAACCAGTTGATATTTGTGTGGTACTTCATCCTTAGTTCCGTGGAGTTGATCTTTATCAACTATGGAGTTGTAAACATATATTAGGATGATAGGCAAATACATATCTCTGGAGTCACTACAATCTATAATGTGCTTCTAGTTGTGCACCCAATAGTTGGACCAACAATTCAGTGAATGGAGGACGGCAATCATACTTGTTTTATAGATCAACACTGAACAGAACGGAGACCAGTGAGAGGCAAATATTAAGAAATTAATAAGCCGGGGCAGGAATGCAGAATGTATTTAGGTCACAAAAAAAACATCAAGTCATATACTAATAAACTAAACATATATCAGCAAATTCAGTTATGCTTAAGACAACGTAAGCATACTACCACTATTATGAAGGTAACTCGGAGAGGCTTTTCGGAGAAAATGGTAACTGGAACTCTGGTTTAACTTTCTGGATCGAAAAAGATTTAGCCTTgttttttatcaaacaaaataGCAAACTTTTGCAGGTTATTTATGGAATAAAGCCTCACAAAGAGTCAGGTACGGAAATTTGCATAAATATGTGACACAGGCTTCAAATATTAAGGATCCTTCTTCATTGTCAAATATATACCATGAGGTTCTACTGAAAGACCGAGCACAGAAAATAGAAGTTAAAGATTATGAAATGAGTCCGCAAAGGTACAATTGCCCACATGAAATAGGCACTGAACTGGTTGCTGGTTCAATACTTGTTGCAAGTGAGAAGCTAGTCAATGTACATCCTTTTGACCAATCTAAAATTCTAATTGATAAAGTGAATCAAAGTACGGGATTCCAAGGTGTAATTATTAATAAGCATATCAGTTGGCACACACTCGGAAAATTAGATGAAGGGTTAGAACTGCTAAAACGGGCATCTTTATCTCTTGGGGGGCCAGTTATAATACGAGGAATGCCTCTTGTTGCTCTATCTCGAAGCATGTGAAATATCGTGATCAAGACGCGGAACCAGAGATTCACTTTCTTGATCACTGGGAGACGCTAGATGTCATAAAAGCATTACAGGCGGGAGACCGTTCTATTTCGGACTACTGGTTATTTATGGGGTACTCAAGTTGGGAAAGGAAGCATCTTTTTGATGAGATTGTAGATCCTGGAAAATAAGCAATGGTATAGAACATTTAGAATAGCCAGAGAGTGATTATGCTCGCATGTTAAATTATTCAAAGTTTCGAGATCTTTAATCAAGATTTTTAAGACCGGGAAAAGAAGGTAGACTGAGtattaaagttattaaaaatctaTAACTCACTAACTGTTGATTTGTTCTCATTCCTATCACTTTGTTATTGCACAcagttacatatataaatagacAAACTACCACACCTCAAAACAGAGTCTCGACGTTTTCAAGAAGAACTGGTTACAACAACACCGGCAATATGTTTATATTGTAATACATTAGTATGTACATGATCTCAGGGTCTTAATTAGATAGGACAGAAAAGAGCAGAAGACCTGGAGGTCCTTGGGAAGGGAGGAGTGCTTCATGCTGAGATCCATACAGCGCTTGAGACGCTGGTTTCGAGCATGAACTACCTCTTCGGGAAGCCGATTGAGCGCCTCATTAATATCCAAAGAGAATTGAGGATCGTACAAATCGTCATAACGCAGACCTAATTAACGCACAACTTATGAGAACAAATCGGATACCACAGAAAGAAACAAACAAGCATATACATACACAGAACAATCGATACAATAGCATCAAACAAGTACAAATCTCAGGTTCACAAGAGTCTAATCTATtgagagaaagagagggagagagagagagagagagagagagaccgtATTTGCGGAGGCTTTGATCAACAGCTCTCAGGTGCCACTTAGCGAGCGGATTTCTACTGGGATCGGCGAACCATCTCATCAGCGACGCCATCTCTCCTTTTTGACCCCTAATCTCTTTTCTTTGCTGCTTCTGTTTCTCTTCGTTTTCTACTGACGGCTAATCGATACTCAAAGGCTGCTTACATTTATATGTCCCAACAAATTCGGCCCAATATGTATGTGGATGAAATCGTAACTGAACGTCAATGTATTCTTTTATGATCCAAAAGTCTCTATGTACAGTATTGTGTCTGTCCCGTTTATTTTTGTTGTTAGCGTTGGCTTTCCACCGAtcgatatatttttttacaaaaatatataacttactttttgatattttcattggaacaaaattttaaaaataagttatatattttattttttacaagaACACTAAAATGCGTGTCACGTTCTAGTTCCTGTCTCTGTTCCCGTTCACAGTGTATATACTCCATTTGTCCCATAATAAAAGTCAGGCTTTTTATACGTAATTTGAGATATAAAAAAACATacctttatatattattattcaattttttttgaataaaatatatatattaaatttttattccataataatcattaatttcttttatattgtaatatttaatttatgtttCCTCTCAtgtgatatttttgattaattatttaaattagttGAAAGTATTTTAATTACGGGTCATGTCTTTTATATTAGTatcaatttatgaaaatttaatcattttaattattcaaaactaatactattatattaaaattaaaatttattactttactattaatatgatatgataaaaataaaattgatcataaaaaatatgttaaatagGCTCAATAATGAAGGAGTTGTGACTAATTTTTTTGTAGTGACCACTTTGTAATGAGGTGGCATAAAACGGTATCCAAAAGGACGTTGACCCACTGGCAATGACTTACAATGATCATAGTATCTTTTCAAAACTCAAGTCTTGTGCCACAAGCTCGCTTCGAAACACAGCTCCACAGGATAACTAGAACTGTAGAATTGCAAACATACAAACTACACGGATTCGACGCCATTCCTTAATAAAGGACTCTAGTTTTACAGATCagatttaattatgaaaaacaaGCAATGAGTACATAGGGATATAAAACTCAGCAACTACTAGAACTTGAGCCATTTCTTTTCCCTTTCTTCACTAGAAAGTGCAGTTGAAGCAGATGCATGAGCCGCCTCAACCCGTTCCAGAGCTTTCCGAGTCTCGTGAAGTTTTCTCATAGCAGCCTCATATACCACCTTCTCTTTCTTGTTTCGGGTAACCATTTCTTCCAGCTTCTCGATTCGCATTCTCAATTCCTTCACCTCATCAGTATAAGCAACTAAAGCCCGCCTATCTTCGTTGTTCCCCTTCTTAGAGGACTTATTCTGCTGATTTATTCCTGACCTTCCACCATTTAAGGCTTCACTGTGCTTCGCAAGCTGGGTATTAATAAGACTAAAGACATCAGGGCTAGGTTCCTCTGCCTCTTTTGCTGCCCTAGCA
Protein-coding regions in this window:
- the LOC108205315 gene encoding cytochrome b-c1 complex subunit 7-1, mitochondrial-like, whose product is MASLMRWFADPSRNPLAKWHLRAVDQSLRKYGLRYDDLYDPQFSLDINEALNRLPEEVVHARNQRLKRCMDLSMKHSSLPKDLQAMQTPFRSYVREMLAVVQRENAERKALGALPLYQRTIP
- the LOC108218633 gene encoding cytochrome b-c1 complex subunit 7-1, mitochondrial-like gives rise to the protein MASLMRWFADPSRNPLAKWHLRAVDQSLRKYGLRYDDLYDPQFSLDINEALNRLPEEVVHARNQRLKRCMDLSMKHSSLPKDLQAMQTPFRSYVREMLAVVQRENAERKALGALPLYQRTIP
- the LOC108199277 gene encoding cytochrome b-c1 complex subunit 7-2, mitochondrial-like, whose amino-acid sequence is MMKWLARSPLARMHRLAVDRSIRKYGLRYDDLYDPQFSLDVQEALNRLPKEVVHARNQRLKRCMDLSMKHSYLSKEMQAMQTPFRTYIQEMMVVVLREKAERKALCALPLYQRTIP